One stretch of Chiroxiphia lanceolata isolate bChiLan1 chromosome 1, bChiLan1.pri, whole genome shotgun sequence DNA includes these proteins:
- the LOC116789848 gene encoding vasoactive intestinal polypeptide receptor-like isoform X2, protein MHLFVSFILRAIAVFTKDAVLFADETMDHCLMSTVACKAAVAFFQFSILANFFWLLIEGIYLQTLLLLTFVSNKQFVWWFIVTGWGAPAAVLFAWVLTRIHQQNTGCWDDDENGVVLWIIKGPILITVLINFIIFINVIRILVHKLKSQEGGGSHSSHFMRLAKSTLLLIPLFGVHYIVFAFFPESTGLEARFYIELGLGSFQGFVVALLYCFSNAEVQSELKKQLCKWQYQEYLTFTHKHGTLSRENSPVNYVTQLSLLEKISPKRKTSGYHNGVTTV, encoded by the exons ATGCACCTGTTTGTCTCCTTTATCTTGAGAGCAATTGCTGTTTTCACCAAAGATGCTGTTCTGTTTGCAGATGAAACCATGGACCACTGCCTAATGTCAACG GTTGCCTGTAAGGCTGCTGTGGCATTTTTCCAGTTCAGTATTTTGGCCAATTTCTTCTGGCTTCTCATTGAAGGGATTTACCTGCAaaccctgctcctgctgaccTTTGTTTCCAACAAGCAGTTCGTGTGGTGGTTCATAGTCACTGGCTGGG gagctcctgctgctgtgctgtttgcttgGGTCCTTACAAGAATCCACCAACAAAATACTGG ATGTTGGGATGATGATGAAAATGGAGTGGTCTTATGGATCATCAAGGGCCCCATCCTGATAACTGTATTa ATTAactttattatatttattaatgtGATCAGAATTCTAGTCCATAAACTGAAATCCcaagagggaggagggagccaTTCGAGCCACTTCAT GAGACTTGCTAAATCCACGTTGCTTTTAATCCCCCTCTTTGGAGTGCACTACATCGTATTCGCATTTTTCCCAGAGAGCACCGGGCTGGAAGCTCGTTTTTACATTGAGCTGGGCTTGGGTTCCTTCCAG ggTTTTGTTGTCGCTCTTCTCTACTGCTTCTCCAACGCAGAG GTTCAAAGTGAACTGAAGAAACAACTGTGCAAGTGGCAGTATCAGGAATACCTGACCTTCACCCACAAACACGGGACTTTGTCCAGGGAAAACAGTCCCGTCAACTACGTCACTCAGTtgtcactgctggaaaaaatcagcccaaaaaggaaaacatctggGTACCACAATGGTGTAACTACTGTCTGA